The Chitinophagales bacterium genome has a window encoding:
- a CDS encoding DUF4256 domain-containing protein encodes MSTKKQLPSSQQKELLDILQYRFEKNMGRHKGIKWADIQARLEKSKGKLWSLNEMEMTGGEPDMVGIDKKTGEYIFYDCAAESPKGRRSLCYDHAAWESRKEHKPQNSAVALAAEMGIDLLTEEQYRELQKLGKFDLKTSSWVITPDDIRQLGGAIFCDRRYNTVFTYHNGAESYYAARGFRGSLKV; translated from the coding sequence ATGAGTACTAAAAAACAACTACCATCATCACAGCAAAAAGAGCTGCTGGATATACTGCAGTACCGTTTCGAAAAGAACATGGGCCGTCATAAAGGCATTAAGTGGGCAGATATTCAGGCAAGGCTGGAAAAAAGCAAAGGCAAGCTATGGTCGCTGAACGAAATGGAGATGACCGGTGGCGAACCCGACATGGTAGGCATAGATAAAAAAACAGGTGAATATATATTCTATGATTGTGCTGCCGAAAGCCCCAAAGGCCGCCGCAGCCTCTGTTATGACCATGCCGCATGGGAGTCGCGCAAAGAGCACAAACCACAGAACAGCGCTGTGGCCTTAGCTGCAGAAATGGGTATTGATTTGTTGACAGAAGAGCAATATCGAGAACTGCAAAAGCTGGGTAAGTTCGACCTGAAAACATCAAGCTGGGTCATTACCCCGGATGATATCAGGCAGTTAGGCGGAGCCATTTTCTGCGACCGTCGTTACAATACGGTATTTACTTACCACAACGGCGCTGAGTCATATTATGCAGCAAGAGGTTTTCGTGGTTCATTAAAGGTATAA
- a CDS encoding DUF1737 domain-containing protein, with the protein METNKVVKQTDLLAFSSEVSRLVEQGWQLVGGVSITEDKTPDANGNTTEAKLVFTQALSWAS; encoded by the coding sequence ATGGAAACGAATAAAGTTGTGAAACAAACCGATCTGCTGGCTTTCAGTAGTGAGGTGAGCAGATTAGTAGAACAGGGATGGCAACTGGTGGGCGGCGTTTCGATAACGGAAGATAAAACACCCGATGCCAACGGTAACACTACCGAGGCTAAACTGGTATTTACACAGGCGTTGAGTTGGGCAAGCTGA
- a CDS encoding serine hydrolase produces MKHLLASFCLIVICSSQAHCQENAEFVADFIRKNPERSSIYYVQNGKVLADINSGRRSPLASTVKIIVAIEYATQVAEGKIFPAKLVDTAELNKYYLPGTDGGAQEQWLFLMDKKRQFKNGKVTLEEVAKGMINFSSNANTEYLLDLLGLDNVNAQLQKLGFKEHDSIYYFTAALGVINGRSQFQLEQMNMKEYRDMAAREHQKLKNDKEYKSTITMLPMFAQKVWSDRLPGSTPYEYAMLMQKLNSRSYFDKKVQENLNKIMEAVMQVPPNTLWLKHAGMKGGSTAWVLTKALYATTTQEETTELAYFFNNLSMVENQKLQQSLNKFEITLIRNTNDSRSEIVKLLQTK; encoded by the coding sequence ATGAAACACCTGCTCGCCTCTTTTTGTCTGATTGTCATTTGCTCATCGCAGGCTCATTGCCAGGAAAATGCCGAGTTTGTGGCCGATTTTATCAGGAAAAACCCGGAACGCTCTTCTATATACTATGTACAGAACGGCAAAGTACTGGCAGATATCAACTCCGGCAGAAGATCACCGCTGGCAAGCACTGTAAAAATAATTGTGGCTATAGAATACGCTACGCAGGTGGCGGAAGGAAAGATATTTCCCGCAAAGCTGGTGGATACTGCAGAACTGAATAAATATTACCTGCCGGGCACTGACGGCGGCGCGCAGGAGCAATGGCTGTTCCTTATGGACAAAAAACGCCAATTCAAAAATGGCAAAGTTACACTCGAGGAAGTGGCTAAGGGAATGATCAACTTCAGTTCAAATGCCAACACAGAATATCTGCTTGATCTGCTGGGGTTGGATAATGTAAATGCACAGTTACAAAAACTGGGTTTTAAAGAACACGACAGCATATATTATTTTACAGCAGCGCTCGGTGTAATAAACGGCAGGTCACAATTCCAGTTGGAGCAGATGAATATGAAAGAATACCGCGATATGGCGGCCAGGGAACATCAGAAGCTTAAAAATGACAAGGAATATAAAAGCACCATCACCATGCTGCCCATGTTTGCACAAAAGGTCTGGAGCGACCGCTTGCCGGGATCTACCCCTTATGAATACGCCATGCTGATGCAGAAGCTCAACAGCCGCTCCTATTTTGACAAAAAAGTGCAGGAAAATCTCAACAAAATAATGGAGGCCGTAATGCAGGTACCACCCAACACCCTGTGGTTGAAACATGCCGGCATGAAGGGAGGTTCCACTGCATGGGTACTCACCAAGGCACTCTATGCCACCACAACACAGGAAGAGACCACGGAACTGGCTTATTTTTTCAATAACCTGAGCATGGTAGAGAACCAGAAATTACAGCAGAGCCTGAATAAGTTTGAAATAACACTCATCCGCAACACCAACGATTCACGGAGCGAGATAGTAAAATTGCTGCAAACCAAATAA
- a CDS encoding DUF2279 domain-containing protein — protein MIKPALSAILFSILLLIAGPPIAGAQTEDSTHIDNKRLITVAGAHAITIGGTLVALNQVWYKQYAKSSFHVKNDLGEWLQVDKFGHAYSAYSMAGPMAATYQWSGLSRRTSVMLGSLESFAVLSTIEMMDAYSAEWGFSDWDMAANVFGTLLFAGQELLWEEQRIQYKFSSRIRKYTPALLEDRSKQVYGENIAERMLKDYNAQSYWLSVGIHSFYKPWPKWLNVAVGYGADDMYGAYFNTWKDANGKYYDKSDIHRYRQYFLSLDVNLANINTRYAFLNTVLDCLTIKVPAPTLEYTSQGKFIFHPLYY, from the coding sequence ATGATAAAGCCTGCCTTGTCTGCTATTCTATTTTCGATACTGTTATTAATAGCAGGACCACCAATAGCTGGTGCACAAACAGAGGATTCTACTCATATTGATAATAAACGCCTTATTACTGTGGCAGGGGCGCATGCTATAACTATAGGAGGAACATTGGTCGCCCTGAACCAGGTATGGTATAAGCAATATGCGAAAAGCAGCTTTCATGTTAAAAACGACCTGGGTGAATGGCTACAGGTAGATAAGTTTGGTCATGCTTATAGTGCCTACAGCATGGCCGGACCGATGGCTGCTACCTATCAATGGAGTGGTTTGAGCAGGAGAACAAGTGTCATGCTGGGTAGCCTGGAAAGTTTTGCTGTACTTAGTACTATTGAAATGATGGATGCGTATTCGGCAGAGTGGGGCTTCAGCGACTGGGATATGGCAGCTAATGTTTTCGGCACCTTGTTGTTTGCAGGGCAGGAACTGTTATGGGAAGAACAGCGGATACAATACAAATTCAGCAGCAGGATAAGGAAATATACACCGGCATTACTGGAGGATCGGTCCAAACAGGTGTATGGCGAAAATATAGCAGAGCGTATGCTGAAAGACTATAATGCCCAGAGTTACTGGCTATCTGTAGGCATACATAGTTTTTACAAACCGTGGCCCAAATGGCTGAATGTTGCAGTAGGATATGGTGCCGACGATATGTATGGCGCATATTTTAATACATGGAAGGACGCAAACGGTAAATATTATGACAAGAGTGATATACACAGGTACAGACAATACTTTCTTAGCCTTGACGTAAACCTGGCCAACATCAATACCCGCTATGCTTTCCTCAACACAGTACTGGACTGCCTGACCATTAAGGTGCCTGCTCCTACACTTGAATATACCTCTCAGGGGAAATTTATTTTTCATCCGTTGTACTATTAG
- the ftcD gene encoding glutamate formimidoyltransferase yields MKDFSNAIIECVPNISEGRNADIIKLVADEAAGVEGVTLLDVDPGKATNRTVITFVGAPEPVIEAAYRLIKKAAELIDMRNHTGEHPRMGATDVCPLIPVSGITLEETAEFAKKLGKRVGDELGIPVYLYEKAASADYRRNLADIRSGEYEGIAAKIGTAEWKPDFGPAKFNETTGNTAIGARDFLIAYNVNLNTTSTRRANAVAFDVREKGRTKKDEKGKPAKDANGELIWEPGLLKNVKGIGWYIEEYGIAQISMNLTNMHVTPLHVAFDTVCERATARGLRVTGSELVGLVPLEAMLEAGKFFLRKQKRSVGVGEAELVRIAIRSMGLDELAPFDPNKKIIEYAMRDASAQPLINMTLDRFALETASESPAPGGGSIAAYCGVLGAALGTMVANLSSHKKGWDDRWEEFSNYAEQGQAILKEMLALVDEDTNAFNKIMAAFGLPKGNDEEKTARKAAIDEATIYAIKVPYRTMELAYQSFDLAKAMAEIGNPNSVSDAGVGALCARAAVKGAYLNVIINAQDLKDHKDVKTLVENARLMNEAADRMEQEVLNIVAGKIK; encoded by the coding sequence ATGAAAGACTTCAGCAATGCTATTATAGAATGTGTGCCTAATATTAGTGAAGGTCGCAATGCAGATATTATCAAACTGGTAGCCGACGAGGCTGCTGGTGTAGAAGGCGTTACCCTGCTGGACGTCGACCCCGGCAAGGCTACCAACCGTACCGTGATAACATTTGTAGGTGCTCCAGAACCGGTAATAGAAGCTGCATACAGGCTTATAAAAAAAGCGGCTGAACTGATTGATATGCGCAACCATACAGGCGAACACCCTCGCATGGGTGCTACTGATGTTTGTCCACTGATTCCGGTTTCAGGCATTACGCTGGAAGAAACGGCTGAATTTGCTAAAAAACTGGGAAAGCGCGTAGGTGATGAGCTGGGTATCCCTGTTTATTTATACGAAAAAGCAGCAAGTGCCGATTATCGTCGCAACCTGGCCGATATACGCAGTGGTGAATATGAGGGTATTGCTGCAAAAATAGGTACTGCTGAATGGAAGCCTGATTTCGGCCCGGCTAAGTTCAACGAAACTACAGGTAACACAGCCATTGGCGCCCGTGATTTTCTGATAGCTTATAATGTAAACCTGAATACTACATCAACACGTCGTGCCAATGCGGTAGCTTTTGATGTTCGTGAAAAAGGTCGTACTAAAAAGGACGAAAAAGGTAAACCTGCAAAAGACGCCAATGGGGAACTGATATGGGAGCCCGGCTTGCTGAAAAATGTAAAAGGTATTGGCTGGTATATTGAGGAATATGGTATTGCGCAGATATCTATGAACCTGACCAATATGCATGTTACTCCACTCCATGTAGCTTTCGATACGGTTTGTGAACGTGCTACCGCACGTGGCCTGCGGGTAACAGGTAGTGAATTGGTAGGACTGGTACCACTTGAAGCTATGCTAGAAGCAGGCAAATTCTTCCTGCGCAAGCAAAAGCGTAGTGTAGGTGTGGGTGAAGCCGAGCTGGTACGTATTGCCATCAGGTCTATGGGGCTGGATGAGCTGGCACCGTTTGACCCAAATAAAAAGATCATTGAATATGCAATGAGGGATGCATCAGCGCAACCGCTCATCAATATGACGCTGGATAGATTTGCGCTGGAAACAGCCAGTGAGAGTCCGGCTCCGGGTGGCGGTTCTATTGCTGCTTACTGTGGTGTTTTAGGTGCAGCGCTGGGTACCATGGTAGCTAACCTGTCATCGCACAAAAAAGGTTGGGACGACCGTTGGGAAGAGTTCAGCAACTATGCTGAGCAAGGCCAGGCTATCCTCAAAGAAATGCTGGCCCTTGTAGATGAAGACACCAATGCTTTTAATAAGATAATGGCCGCATTCGGCCTGCCAAAAGGTAATGATGAAGAAAAGACTGCCCGAAAAGCTGCAATAGATGAAGCTACGATCTACGCCATAAAAGTACCTTACCGTACTATGGAGTTAGCATACCAATCATTTGACCTGGCAAAGGCTATGGCAGAAATTGGCAACCCAAACAGTGTCAGCGATGCGGGAGTTGGAGCCTTGTGTGCACGTGCTGCCGTAAAAGGTGCTTATCTCAATGTGATCATAAATGCACAGGATCTGAAAGACCATAAAGATGTAAAAACACTGGTTGAGAATGCACGCCTGATGAATGAAGCTGCAGACAGAATGGAACAGGAAGTATTGAATATTGTGGCTGGTAAAATAAAATAA
- a CDS encoding cytoplasmic protein, protein MYSKEYLEQAHNLSSNHRKTLLDGEKCACFYCMRTYNPIEIKEWTDNNNTAICPYCDIDAVLPDNKNFPITDPDFLAKMQEYWF, encoded by the coding sequence GTGTATTCTAAGGAGTATTTAGAACAGGCGCATAACTTATCATCTAATCATCGAAAGACATTATTAGATGGTGAAAAATGTGCCTGTTTTTATTGCATGCGCACATATAACCCTATTGAGATCAAAGAATGGACAGATAATAACAATACCGCTATTTGCCCTTATTGCGATATTGATGCCGTACTGCCGGACAATAAGAATTTCCCTATAACCGACCCTGATTTTTTAGCCAAAATGCAAGAATATTGGTTTTGA
- a CDS encoding CHRD domain-containing protein, protein MRTCIRVSAIIIAILFSVNTYADHLSGKFLFAARMNGAQEVPAVSTNALGLATFYLNDERDTLCFEMTATNLSGPITGIHIHEASMGANGSVVVNMMPYMMGNHLKGTLTGTTLSSSFVEKLFAGQLYLNLHTSTNANGEIRGQILPEEDKGMVVMINGSNEVPAVSNSANAIGFFMLQKHMGKLSFNVVADGLSGPITGAHLHKAIAGQNGAVVENLTTYVSGNMISGSVDPSMYLDALMGDSLYINIHTTANPNGEIRGQLMVQSYLHFDAKLDTAQETMAVTGTGMEMGVAGLRLNYTFDTLWYDAQMNGLSGAITGAHFHMGGVNVGGNVVVAIPSGNINGNTISGIVTGAMLADTFIHAMLEGNIYLNVHTAANPNGEVRGQVYRTFREGYTYHINGAQESPMVTSDASGTGMVSIDRGQTGAHYMMVIDSLSGFSAAHFHNNIPGQNGGVMYTLTPNYANGGIFGYWLDTDANTPFTTASSNKFRKDSVYVNVHTMANANGEVRGNSSRKLCNEIPQSISNLGDVNITTKLYPNPAQTSTTLDIISNANTQTIIMVIDVMGRTIWSQDKKLVNGKNRVTIPLNNMAPGMYNLQIRNSTGQVSMKLMKN, encoded by the coding sequence ATGAGAACTTGTATACGAGTAAGTGCAATTATTATTGCTATTCTTTTTTCTGTCAATACATATGCAGACCACCTTTCGGGTAAGTTCCTGTTCGCGGCACGTATGAATGGTGCTCAGGAAGTACCTGCTGTATCTACCAATGCACTTGGTTTGGCTACGTTTTATCTTAATGATGAACGGGACACGCTTTGCTTTGAGATGACGGCAACCAACTTGTCAGGTCCGATCACCGGCATTCATATTCATGAAGCATCAATGGGTGCTAATGGTTCCGTGGTTGTAAACATGATGCCCTATATGATGGGAAATCATTTGAAAGGCACATTAACAGGAACAACACTCAGCAGTTCTTTTGTTGAGAAGCTGTTTGCAGGACAGCTATACCTGAATCTGCACACATCTACCAATGCAAACGGCGAAATACGCGGGCAGATCTTACCTGAAGAAGACAAAGGCATGGTAGTAATGATAAACGGCTCTAACGAAGTACCCGCAGTATCAAACAGTGCAAATGCTATTGGCTTTTTCATGCTGCAAAAGCATATGGGCAAGCTGAGCTTTAATGTTGTTGCAGACGGATTGAGCGGCCCCATTACCGGCGCACACCTGCACAAAGCCATAGCCGGGCAGAACGGTGCTGTTGTCGAGAACCTGACAACTTATGTATCAGGCAATATGATATCAGGCAGCGTTGACCCATCTATGTACCTGGATGCATTAATGGGAGATAGCTTATATATCAATATTCATACAACGGCCAATCCTAATGGCGAGATACGTGGCCAATTGATGGTGCAATCTTATTTACATTTCGATGCTAAACTTGATACAGCGCAGGAAACAATGGCTGTAACAGGTACAGGTATGGAAATGGGTGTCGCAGGATTAAGACTAAACTATACGTTTGACACTTTATGGTACGATGCCCAAATGAATGGCTTGTCAGGTGCTATTACCGGAGCACACTTTCATATGGGAGGTGTAAATGTCGGCGGCAATGTAGTTGTGGCCATACCTTCAGGAAACATAAACGGGAATACTATCTCAGGTATAGTGACAGGTGCAATGTTGGCTGATACATTCATACATGCAATGCTTGAAGGAAATATTTACCTGAATGTTCATACAGCAGCCAACCCTAATGGTGAAGTACGAGGCCAGGTGTACCGCACCTTCCGCGAAGGTTATACTTATCATATCAACGGTGCACAGGAGTCACCGATGGTGACATCAGACGCTTCAGGTACTGGCATGGTATCTATCGACAGGGGCCAGACAGGCGCGCACTATATGATGGTTATTGACAGCCTGTCAGGATTTTCGGCTGCTCACTTTCATAATAATATACCCGGGCAAAATGGCGGTGTTATGTATACCCTTACGCCTAACTATGCAAATGGCGGTATATTCGGCTATTGGTTAGATACGGATGCCAACACGCCCTTTACAACGGCATCATCCAATAAGTTCCGCAAAGACAGTGTGTATGTTAATGTTCATACCATGGCTAACGCAAATGGTGAGGTAAGAGGCAATAGCTCAAGGAAGCTATGCAACGAAATTCCACAAAGCATCAGCAACCTGGGAGACGTGAACATTACTACAAAACTATATCCTAACCCTGCACAAACCAGTACCACACTGGATATCATATCTAATGCCAATACACAAACCATAATTATGGTCATTGATGTGATGGGCCGCACCATATGGTCACAAGACAAAAAGCTGGTGAATGGTAAGAACAGGGTAACCATTCCACTGAATAATATGGCACCGGGTATGTATAATCTACAGATAAGGAATAGTACAGGACAGGTATCTATGAAATTAATGAAGAATTAG
- a CDS encoding BrxA/BrxB family bacilliredoxin, with protein MYPIEIVAPMKAEVTENGFQELQTPEEVDNALQKSGTALLFINSVCGCSAGTARPGVIAAVKNATKKPDQILTSFAGFDTAAVQQARTYLLPYPPSSPAIALLKDGQVVHMIERHMIEGRPAQMIAANLLDAFETYC; from the coding sequence ATGTATCCAATAGAAATAGTAGCCCCGATGAAGGCTGAAGTGACAGAGAATGGTTTCCAGGAATTGCAGACACCTGAAGAGGTGGATAATGCATTACAGAAATCCGGCACAGCATTATTATTCATCAACTCTGTATGCGGTTGTTCTGCAGGTACCGCCCGTCCAGGTGTTATTGCGGCCGTGAAGAATGCCACTAAGAAACCAGATCAGATACTGACCAGCTTTGCAGGTTTTGATACAGCAGCTGTACAGCAGGCAAGAACCTATTTACTACCTTACCCTCCATCTTCACCGGCAATAGCTTTGTTGAAAGACGGACAGGTAGTACATATGATCGAGCGCCATATGATAGAAGGTCGCCCGGCCCAAATGATAGCTGCCAACCTGCTGGATGCTTTTGAGACGTATTGCTAA
- the gmk gene encoding guanylate kinase, with translation MNTGKIIIITAPSGSGKTTLVKRLLEKYPKLAFSISACTRQPRPNEVNGRDYYFYTEEEFKDLVDKDAFVEWEMVYTGKYYGTLKSEVQRIWDNGQTPLVDIDVQGAIATQKKYPHNSLSLFIQAPSIQELRQRLEKRGTETPESLEERIKKAESELTFAHNFDTIIVNDDLDKATMELIDTIEDFISGDNA, from the coding sequence TTGAACACAGGAAAGATCATAATCATTACGGCTCCCTCAGGTTCCGGCAAAACCACGCTGGTAAAGCGCCTGCTGGAGAAATATCCTAAGCTTGCATTTTCTATTTCAGCTTGCACCCGCCAGCCCCGTCCCAACGAGGTGAATGGCAGAGACTATTATTTCTACACAGAGGAAGAGTTCAAAGACCTTGTGGATAAAGATGCTTTTGTAGAATGGGAGATGGTTTATACCGGGAAGTATTATGGCACGCTAAAATCGGAAGTGCAACGCATATGGGATAATGGGCAGACACCACTGGTAGATATAGACGTCCAAGGTGCGATAGCCACACAGAAGAAGTACCCGCACAACTCCCTGAGCCTTTTTATACAGGCACCCAGTATACAGGAACTAAGGCAAAGACTGGAGAAAAGGGGTACCGAGACACCTGAAAGCCTGGAAGAACGCATCAAAAAGGCTGAATCTGAACTCACCTTTGCACATAACTTCGATACAATTATAGTAAATGACGACCTGGATAAGGCAACCATGGAATTAATAGACACCATTGAAGACTTTATATCAGGAGACAATGCGTAA
- a CDS encoding HlyC/CorC family transporter: MADPNLILYIIGCILLIGFFAGTEIAFISVNKLNIELRKKQGSISGKILSRFMEKPAEFIGTSLVGVNILLVIYGLLMTELTDPLLDMLPSPLNSEYVHLLLDTLIATCVILFFAEFLPKAIFKAKSEQLLAFFSIPMQVLYIILYPIAKVFVDISEFMLKYLFNVRIKEKKQVFNRVDLEHFVKQTMHGQESDSNELNTELFENALYLVNVKIRKCMVPRNEVEALDIETPIAEAKRKFIETKLSKIIVYKDTIDNIVGYIHHLDLNRRPENISQIIHNIAAVPETMSAVDLMNRFTKDRKSIAWVIDEFGGTAGIVTMEDVLEEIFGDINDEFDTPDHVEKQISEDEYIFSGRLELDYLNEKYNFDFSTDESETLSGFIIANHGTIPKLKERIVIENYEFDTLLVSDTRIETVKMKILK, translated from the coding sequence ATGGCTGATCCCAATCTAATATTGTACATCATTGGCTGCATTCTGCTGATAGGCTTTTTTGCAGGTACCGAAATAGCCTTTATTTCTGTCAATAAACTAAATATCGAGCTCCGTAAAAAACAAGGAAGTATCTCAGGCAAGATTCTCTCTCGCTTTATGGAGAAACCAGCTGAATTTATTGGTACCAGTCTTGTTGGGGTAAATATATTACTTGTTATCTATGGTTTGTTGATGACAGAGCTGACAGACCCGCTTCTGGACATGTTACCTTCGCCCCTTAATTCAGAATATGTACACTTGTTGCTGGACACGCTCATTGCTACATGTGTGATATTGTTTTTTGCAGAATTTCTTCCTAAAGCCATTTTCAAAGCCAAATCAGAACAGTTACTGGCTTTTTTCAGTATACCGATGCAGGTACTATACATCATACTCTACCCTATAGCAAAAGTATTTGTTGACATATCAGAGTTCATGCTTAAATACCTGTTCAATGTACGTATCAAAGAGAAAAAACAGGTTTTTAACCGTGTAGACCTGGAGCATTTTGTTAAGCAAACCATGCATGGACAGGAAAGTGACTCAAACGAACTGAATACCGAGCTTTTTGAGAATGCACTATACCTCGTAAATGTCAAGATCAGGAAGTGTATGGTGCCGCGTAACGAGGTAGAAGCCCTGGACATTGAAACACCGATTGCAGAAGCCAAGCGGAAATTCATTGAGACCAAACTGTCTAAGATAATCGTTTACAAAGACACTATTGATAATATTGTCGGGTATATACACCACCTGGACCTGAACAGGAGACCGGAGAACATAAGCCAGATCATACACAATATTGCAGCAGTACCCGAAACGATGAGCGCAGTTGACCTGATGAACCGTTTTACCAAAGACCGGAAAAGTATTGCATGGGTAATAGATGAATTTGGTGGCACTGCAGGTATCGTAACTATGGAAGACGTTCTGGAAGAGATATTTGGCGACATTAATGATGAATTCGACACGCCAGACCATGTGGAAAAGCAAATATCAGAAGATGAATATATCTTCTCCGGCAGGCTGGAACTGGATTATCTGAATGAAAAATACAATTTCGACTTCTCTACTGATGAATCTGAAACCTTGTCTGGTTTTATCATTGCCAATCATGGTACTATACCCAAACTAAAAGAACGTATTGTCATTGAGAATTATGAATTTGATACCCTGTTGGTTTCCGACACAAGGATAGAAACCGTGAAAATGAAAATATTAAAGTAA
- a CDS encoding 3-hydroxyanthranilate 3,4-dioxygenase, giving the protein MAIQRPFNLNKWIEENRHLLKPPVGNQCVYKEANDFIVMVVGGPNSRKDFHFNESEELFYQLEGDIVVRIVEDGKIVDIPIKAGDMFLLPGRVPHSPQRSEGSVGLVIEKVRKNPEIDGFMWFCENCNEKLYEEYFELTDIVKQLPPVMERFYADEEKRTCKNCGHVMEPPAPKK; this is encoded by the coding sequence ATGGCCATTCAACGTCCTTTCAACTTAAATAAATGGATAGAAGAGAACAGACACTTGCTGAAACCACCCGTTGGCAATCAATGTGTATACAAAGAGGCCAATGACTTTATTGTAATGGTAGTAGGCGGACCCAACAGCCGTAAAGATTTCCATTTTAATGAAAGTGAGGAACTATTCTACCAACTGGAAGGTGATATTGTAGTACGTATTGTAGAAGATGGTAAAATAGTAGATATACCCATAAAAGCCGGCGACATGTTCCTGCTGCCGGGCAGGGTGCCCCACTCTCCCCAAAGGTCTGAAGGATCAGTAGGACTGGTAATAGAGAAAGTGAGGAAAAACCCTGAAATTGATGGTTTCATGTGGTTTTGTGAGAATTGTAACGAGAAATTATATGAAGAATATTTTGAACTGACGGACATTGTCAAGCAATTACCGCCTGTAATGGAGCGTTTTTATGCAGATGAAGAAAAACGTACCTGCAAGAACTGTGGTCACGTTATGGAGCCGCCTGCACCGAAAAAATAG
- the rfaD gene encoding ADP-glyceromanno-heptose 6-epimerase has product MQTTDVIAITGAAGFIGSYLVGLLNKAGYRQLILVDDFSAEEKLKNLTHKEYMLQVDREIFGNWLAENPGVVQFMFHLGARTDTTEMDYAVHKKWNLDYSKMIWEGCTKQNIPLVYASSAATYGNGELGYKDDHDIINKLSPLNPYGVSKNEFDIWTLEQASAPPFWAGVKFFNVYGPNEYHKGRMASVIMHAYRQIKQNGSVKLFRSHNPDYRDGEQIRDFIYVKDVTEMCLWLMQQQPANGLYNIGTGNARTFNDLVTAIFHTLNLPVHINYIDTPEDIRDKYQYYTEADMHKLRNAGYTAPITALEDGVKDYVINYLEKNSYY; this is encoded by the coding sequence ATGCAAACCACCGATGTAATAGCAATTACAGGCGCGGCAGGTTTCATAGGCAGTTATCTTGTCGGCCTGCTTAATAAGGCAGGCTATCGTCAACTCATACTGGTAGACGACTTCTCAGCTGAAGAGAAGTTGAAGAATCTTACTCATAAGGAATATATGCTGCAAGTCGACCGTGAGATATTCGGCAATTGGCTGGCAGAAAATCCCGGTGTTGTACAATTCATGTTCCATTTAGGAGCAAGAACAGATACCACGGAGATGGACTATGCAGTCCATAAGAAATGGAACCTGGATTATTCAAAAATGATATGGGAAGGTTGCACAAAGCAAAACATTCCACTTGTTTATGCTTCTTCTGCCGCCACATACGGCAATGGCGAATTAGGTTACAAAGATGATCACGATATTATCAACAAGCTGTCTCCGCTCAATCCTTATGGCGTATCAAAAAACGAATTTGACATCTGGACACTTGAACAGGCATCAGCGCCACCCTTCTGGGCAGGAGTAAAATTCTTTAATGTATATGGCCCTAACGAGTATCATAAAGGGCGTATGGCATCAGTGATCATGCATGCGTACAGGCAAATAAAGCAGAATGGATCTGTAAAGTTATTCCGCTCGCACAACCCTGATTACAGGGACGGTGAGCAGATACGTGACTTTATTTATGTGAAAGATGTAACAGAGATGTGCCTTTGGTTGATGCAACAACAGCCGGCCAATGGTTTATATAATATTGGCACCGGTAACGCGCGCACGTTTAACGATTTGGTTACTGCTATTTTCCATACACTTAATTTACCAGTACATATCAACTATATTGATACTCCTGAAGATATCAGGGACAAGTATCAGTACTATACAGAAGCTGATATGCACAAACTGAGAAATGCAGGTTATACTGCCCCCATCACAGCACTTGAAGATGGTGTAAAGGATTATGTGATCAACTACCTGGAAAAGAATAGTTACTACTAA